The following are encoded together in the Populus trichocarpa isolate Nisqually-1 chromosome 5, P.trichocarpa_v4.1, whole genome shotgun sequence genome:
- the LOC18099662 gene encoding probable myosin-binding protein 4 isoform X1, translating into MNNSLFFLFLFSESRNSWSSSVFLVEMAPTGTSFVKVQRNLQRFMTVLQSAVSEWFLIFLLLIDAALSYLLTKFASYCRLQIPCMFCSRLDHFLGNEKPGFYKKVICSNHRSEISTLISCHIHGKLADGYGMCEECLLSSTMKSKSSTDINRLLMGKFGFDIGADGFENYLWSRELVSGSVGMRMCSCCNKPWRSRQPSNRVAQLKSPRSGMTKPNIPMPRHLTHRENIKKRRENFPGSVTSHRLVRCGYNPGSQVAYTELKFTSDSESEFPFSDDDEGRSISHIMKELKEEPIVSPKTLTDGIASEKMTYHSLKGLASDVEFNRQQADHENYPSALPQLISFDDFPSSSSVMDIHVGVSSVRSELMFPFSQNYNLSALSDLMSLAVPSSSNAVEGPLEASERKSANDIGTGDRQDISINKHKEISILTAPTRGGGQVANEVPSINSRSVDLIDVWKPAASGEDGESRTSMAKKQTANGPERVDMELPTENVFAEGPDLSSHNAITGIEGHDDELQMNNAVRSNGVQMLKTESTGSSGLESLDGSFFTEIEGESTIDRLKRQVESDRRHISALYKELEEERSASAISANQAMAMITRLQEEKAALHMEALQYLRMMEEQAEYDVEALEKANDLLAEKEKEIQDLEAEIDSLQLNLSNESTAETIHVESDDLKGKNMSLENTSPCYDDTIVPCSSSFREVLNDNEKPASVKSSLSEYEEEKFLISQRLKGLERKLHQFASHGGSQSMSDSDYSQEAAHGGHNVGESLDYEGSRTADQTKEDNLSMQKDSPVSNGSLPAHEMSSASVGKHQVVANNESNHLIFDGKKSSKQHKEIDLVVLENEISDLNGRLEALEFDRNFLEHAFNSLQSGKEGLQFVEEIVHHLQELRKIGMRNSSGSVP; encoded by the exons atgaataacagccttttttttcttttcctatttagCGAGTCCAGAAATTCATGGAGTTCTAGTGTGTTTCTGGTGGAAATGGCTCCAACTGGCACCTCATTTGTTAAAGTACAGAGGAATTTGCAGAGGTTTATGACAGTTCTACAATCAGCAGTTTCTGAATGGTTTTTGATCTTTCTGCTGCTGATTGATGCTGCACTGTCGTATCTGCTGACAAAATTTGCAAGTTATTGCAGATTGCAAATACCTTGCATGTTTTGTTCCAGGCTTGATCATTTTCTGGGCAATGAAAAACCTGGATTTTATAAAAAGGTAATTTGCAGCAACCATAGATCAGAAATATCAACCTTGATTTCTTGTCACATTCATGGGAAGCTTGCTGATGGCTATGGAATGTGTGAGGAATGTCTACTGTCATCCACTATGAAAAGCAAATCAAGCACAGATATAAACAGACTGTTGATGGGTAAGTTTGGGTTTGATATTGGCGCTGATGGTTTCGAGAACTATTTGTGGAGTAGAGAACTTGTTTCTGGTTCTGTTGGTATGAGGATGTGCTCATGTTGCAATAAGCCTTGGAGATCAAGACAGCCTTCCAACAGAGTAGCCCAACTGAAATCACCTAGGAGTGGGATGACTAAGCCTAATATTCCCATGCCCCGCCATTTAACCCACCgtgaaaatataaagaaaaggagagagaatttTCCTGGATCTGTAACATCTCACCGTCTTGTAAGGTGTGGTTACAATCCTGGGTCACAAGTAGCATACACTGAGCTCAAGTTCACTTCTGATTCTGAGTCGGAATTCCCATTTTCTGATGATGATGAGGGCCGTAGTATTAGTCACATAATGAAGGAGCTGAAGGAAGAGCCTATAGTTTCCCCCAAAACATTGACCGATGGTATAGCCTCGGAGAAGATGACGTATCATTCCTTGAAAGGTTTGGCTTCTGATGTTGAGTTTAACAGGCAGCAAGCTGATCATGAAAACTATCCCTCTGCCCTACCTCAGCTTATTTCTTTTGATGATTTTCCTTCTTCATCCAGTGTAATGGACATTCATGTAGGAGTGTCATCGGTGAGAAGTGAGCTCATGTTTCCTTTCTCTCAGAATTACAATCTTTCTGCACTCTCTGATCTCATGTCACTGGCAGTTCCCTCATCATCTAATGCTGTTGAAGGTCCTTTGGAAGCATCAGAAAGGAAAT CAGCAAATGACATTGGAACGGGTGACAGACAAGATATATCCATCAACAAGCACAAGGAAATTTCTATATTAACTGCACCTACCAGAGGAGGTGGTCAGGTTGCTAATGAAGTGCCTTCTATAAATTCACGTAGTGTGGATCTGATTGATGTATGGAAGCCTGCTGCCAGTGGTGAGGATGGAGAATCAAGAACTTCTATGGCAAAAAAACAGACTGCAAATGGACCTGAAAGAGTTGATATGGAGTTGCCAACGGAAAATGTTTTTGCTGAAGGGCCTGATTTATCTTCGCATAACGCTATCACCGGGATTGAAGGTCATGATGATGAATTGCAGATGAATAATGCTGTGAGATCTAATGGAGTTCAAATGCTTAAGACAGAGAGCACTGGATCATCCGGTCTTGAGTCTCTCGATGGAAGCTTTTTCACTGAGATTGAAGGTGAAAGTACTATTGATCGGTTAAAGCGACAAGTGGAGTCAGATAGGAGACACATAAGCGCTTTGTACAAGGAATTAGAGGAAGAAAGAAGTGCTTCTGCAATTTCTGCAAATCAGGCAATGGCCATGATCACAAGGTTGCAAGAGGAAAAGGCAGCACTTCATATGGAGGCCCTGCAGTACTTAAGAATGATGGAAGAGCAAGCAGAGTATGATGTAGAGGCTCTGGAGAAAGCTAATGATCTGCTGgctgagaaagagaaagaaatacaGGACTTGGAAGCAGAGATAGACTCTTTGCAATTGAACCTCTCCAATGAATCAACAGCAGAGACTATACATGTGGAAAGTGATGATCTGAAGGGGAAAAACATGAGTTTAGAGAATACTTCCCCATGCTATGATGATACCATTGTTCCTTGTAGCTCATCATTTAGGGAGGTCTTGAATGACAATGAGAAACCTGCTAGTGTCAAATCTTCTTTGTCAgaatatgaagaagaaaagtttCTCATTTCACAGCGTTTGAAGGGTTTGGAGAGGAAACTTCATCAATTTGCATCTCATGGGGGTTCGCAATCCATGTCTGATAGTGACTATTCCCAGGAAGCAGCTCATGGAGGGCATAATGTGGGAGAATCTTTAGACTATGAGGGGAGTCGAACAGCTGATCAGACAAAAGAGGATAATTTGTCAATGCAAAAGGATTCACCTGTATCTAATGGAAGCCTTCCTGCCCATGAAATGTCCAGTGCTTCAGTTGGCAAACATCAAGTTGTTGCTAACAATGAAAGTAACCATCTGATTTTTGACGGGAAAAAATCCTCCAAGCAACACAAAGAAATTGATTTGGTTGTTCTTGAAAATGAAATCTCAGACCTTAATGGAAGATTGGAAGCACTTGAATTTGATAGGAATTTTCTGGAGCATGCTTTCAATTCTCTTCAATCTGGAAAAGAGGGACTACAATTTGTTGAAGAAATAGTTCATCATCTACAAGAGTTGCGGAAAATTGGGATGAGAAATAGTAGCGGATCTGTTCCTTGA
- the LOC7454334 gene encoding iron-sulfur protein required for NADH dehydrogenase, mitochondrial isoform X3 translates to MKGFLGPLSRLGSIRNYSGTFKRSQLRLEGVKDVIAVASGKGGVGKSTTAVNLAVALAIKCQLKVGLLDADVYGPSVPMMMKIDRKPDITEDKKMIPIENYGVKCMSMGFLVEKDAPIVWRGPMVMSALVKMTRGVDWGNLDILVVDMPPGTGDAQLTMTQNLQLSGALIVSTPQDIALLDARRGANMFSKVGVPILGFVENMSFFKCPHCGEPSFIFGKGGARNAAASMGHNFLDTVRSGRQKRF, encoded by the exons ATGAAAGGATTCTTGGGACCTTTGAGC CGGCTTGGAAGTATTAGGAACTACTCAGGGACGTTTAAGAGATCACAATTGCGGCTTGAAGGGGTGAAGGATGTTATTGCTGTTGCTTCTGGTAAAGGTGGCGTTGGCAAATCCACCACTGCGG TTAACTTGGCTGTTGCACTTGCTATTAAGTGCCAACTGAAGGTGGGCCTGCTTGACGCTGATGTTTATGGACCATCTGTTCCTATGATGATGAAGATTGACAGGAAGCCAGATATCACTGAAG ATAAGAAGATGATTCCAATAGAGAACTATGGAGTTAAGTGTATGTCAATGGGATTTCTTGTAGAGAAGGATGCCCCTATCGTATGGAGAGGTCCCATG GTGATGAGTGCTCTTGTGAAAATGACTAGGGGAGTTGATTGGGGAAATCTTGATATTCTTGTGGTGGATATGCCCCCTGGTACTGGCGACGCACAACTAACTATGACCCAAAATCTGCAACTATCTG gTGCATTGATTGTTTCAACTCCACAAGATATTGCTTTGTTGGATGCTCGTCGAGGAGCTAATATGTTCTCTAAAGTTGGCGTTCCT ATTTTGGGATTTGTAGAGAACATGAGTTTCTTCAAATGCCCACATTGTGGTGAACCCTCATTCATTTTTGGGAAAGGAGGAGCTAGAAATGCAGCTGCTTCAATGGGTCACAACTTTCTTG ATACCGTTAGAAGTGGACGTCAGAAAAGGTTCTGA
- the LOC7454334 gene encoding iron-sulfur protein required for NADH dehydrogenase, mitochondrial isoform X2: MRQLVNLAVALAIKCQLKVGLLDADVYGPSVPMMMKIDRKPDITEDKKMIPIENYGVKCMSMGFLVEKDAPIVWRGPMVMSALVKMTRGVDWGNLDILVVDMPPGTGDAQLTMTQNLQLSGALIVSTPQDIALLDARRGANMFSKVGVPILGFVENMSFFKCPHCGEPSFIFGKGGARNAAASMGHNFLGEIPLEVDVRKGSDEGIPVVISAPDSAISKAYGDTAQNVVNKLEELAKEPSLHPEINL; this comes from the exons ATGAGGCAATTAG TTAACTTGGCTGTTGCACTTGCTATTAAGTGCCAACTGAAGGTGGGCCTGCTTGACGCTGATGTTTATGGACCATCTGTTCCTATGATGATGAAGATTGACAGGAAGCCAGATATCACTGAAG ATAAGAAGATGATTCCAATAGAGAACTATGGAGTTAAGTGTATGTCAATGGGATTTCTTGTAGAGAAGGATGCCCCTATCGTATGGAGAGGTCCCATG GTGATGAGTGCTCTTGTGAAAATGACTAGGGGAGTTGATTGGGGAAATCTTGATATTCTTGTGGTGGATATGCCCCCTGGTACTGGCGACGCACAACTAACTATGACCCAAAATCTGCAACTATCTG gTGCATTGATTGTTTCAACTCCACAAGATATTGCTTTGTTGGATGCTCGTCGAGGAGCTAATATGTTCTCTAAAGTTGGCGTTCCT ATTTTGGGATTTGTAGAGAACATGAGTTTCTTCAAATGCCCACATTGTGGTGAACCCTCATTCATTTTTGGGAAAGGAGGAGCTAGAAATGCAGCTGCTTCAATGGGTCACAACTTTCTTGGTGAG ATACCGTTAGAAGTGGACGTCAGAAAAGGTTCTGATGAAGGCATCCCTGTAGTGATTTCAGCACCTGATTCTGCGATCTCCAAAGCATATGGTGATACAGCACAAAATGTTGTCAACAAACTTGAGGAATTGGCAAAGGAACCATCTCTCCATCCAGAGATTAATCTGTAA
- the LOC18099662 gene encoding probable myosin-binding protein 4 isoform X3 has product MAPTGTSFVKVQRNLQRFMTVLQSAVSEWFLIFLLLIDAALSYLLTKFASYCRLQIPCMFCSRLDHFLGNEKPGFYKKVICSNHRSEISTLISCHIHGKLADGYGMCEECLLSSTMKSKSSTDINRLLMGKFGFDIGADGFENYLWSRELVSGSVGMRMCSCCNKPWRSRQPSNRVAQLKSPRSGMTKPNIPMPRHLTHRENIKKRRENFPGSVTSHRLVRCGYNPGSQVAYTELKFTSDSESEFPFSDDDEGRSISHIMKELKEEPIVSPKTLTDGIASEKMTYHSLKGLASDVEFNRQQADHENYPSALPQLISFDDFPSSSSVMDIHVGVSSVRSELMFPFSQNYNLSALSDLMSLAVPSSSNAVEGPLEASERKSANDIGTGDRQDISINKHKEISILTAPTRGGGQVANEVPSINSRSVDLIDVWKPAASGEDGESRTSMAKKQTANGPERVDMELPTENVFAEGPDLSSHNAITGIEGHDDELQMNNAVRSNGVQMLKTESTGSSGLESLDGSFFTEIEGESTIDRLKRQVESDRRHISALYKELEEERSASAISANQAMAMITRLQEEKAALHMEALQYLRMMEEQAEYDVEALEKANDLLAEKEKEIQDLEAEIDSLQLNLSNESTAETIHVESDDLKGKNMSLENTSPCYDDTIVPCSSSFREVLNDNEKPASVKSSLSEYEEEKFLISQRLKGLERKLHQFASHGGSQSMSDSDYSQEAAHGGHNVGESLDYEGSRTADQTKEDNLSMQKDSPVSNGSLPAHEMSSASVGKHQVVANNESNHLIFDGKKSSKQHKEIDLVVLENEISDLNGRLEALEFDRNFLEHAFNSLQSGKEGLQFVEEIVHHLQELRKIGMRNSSGSVP; this is encoded by the exons ATGGCTCCAACTGGCACCTCATTTGTTAAAGTACAGAGGAATTTGCAGAGGTTTATGACAGTTCTACAATCAGCAGTTTCTGAATGGTTTTTGATCTTTCTGCTGCTGATTGATGCTGCACTGTCGTATCTGCTGACAAAATTTGCAAGTTATTGCAGATTGCAAATACCTTGCATGTTTTGTTCCAGGCTTGATCATTTTCTGGGCAATGAAAAACCTGGATTTTATAAAAAGGTAATTTGCAGCAACCATAGATCAGAAATATCAACCTTGATTTCTTGTCACATTCATGGGAAGCTTGCTGATGGCTATGGAATGTGTGAGGAATGTCTACTGTCATCCACTATGAAAAGCAAATCAAGCACAGATATAAACAGACTGTTGATGGGTAAGTTTGGGTTTGATATTGGCGCTGATGGTTTCGAGAACTATTTGTGGAGTAGAGAACTTGTTTCTGGTTCTGTTGGTATGAGGATGTGCTCATGTTGCAATAAGCCTTGGAGATCAAGACAGCCTTCCAACAGAGTAGCCCAACTGAAATCACCTAGGAGTGGGATGACTAAGCCTAATATTCCCATGCCCCGCCATTTAACCCACCgtgaaaatataaagaaaaggagagagaatttTCCTGGATCTGTAACATCTCACCGTCTTGTAAGGTGTGGTTACAATCCTGGGTCACAAGTAGCATACACTGAGCTCAAGTTCACTTCTGATTCTGAGTCGGAATTCCCATTTTCTGATGATGATGAGGGCCGTAGTATTAGTCACATAATGAAGGAGCTGAAGGAAGAGCCTATAGTTTCCCCCAAAACATTGACCGATGGTATAGCCTCGGAGAAGATGACGTATCATTCCTTGAAAGGTTTGGCTTCTGATGTTGAGTTTAACAGGCAGCAAGCTGATCATGAAAACTATCCCTCTGCCCTACCTCAGCTTATTTCTTTTGATGATTTTCCTTCTTCATCCAGTGTAATGGACATTCATGTAGGAGTGTCATCGGTGAGAAGTGAGCTCATGTTTCCTTTCTCTCAGAATTACAATCTTTCTGCACTCTCTGATCTCATGTCACTGGCAGTTCCCTCATCATCTAATGCTGTTGAAGGTCCTTTGGAAGCATCAGAAAGGAAAT CAGCAAATGACATTGGAACGGGTGACAGACAAGATATATCCATCAACAAGCACAAGGAAATTTCTATATTAACTGCACCTACCAGAGGAGGTGGTCAGGTTGCTAATGAAGTGCCTTCTATAAATTCACGTAGTGTGGATCTGATTGATGTATGGAAGCCTGCTGCCAGTGGTGAGGATGGAGAATCAAGAACTTCTATGGCAAAAAAACAGACTGCAAATGGACCTGAAAGAGTTGATATGGAGTTGCCAACGGAAAATGTTTTTGCTGAAGGGCCTGATTTATCTTCGCATAACGCTATCACCGGGATTGAAGGTCATGATGATGAATTGCAGATGAATAATGCTGTGAGATCTAATGGAGTTCAAATGCTTAAGACAGAGAGCACTGGATCATCCGGTCTTGAGTCTCTCGATGGAAGCTTTTTCACTGAGATTGAAGGTGAAAGTACTATTGATCGGTTAAAGCGACAAGTGGAGTCAGATAGGAGACACATAAGCGCTTTGTACAAGGAATTAGAGGAAGAAAGAAGTGCTTCTGCAATTTCTGCAAATCAGGCAATGGCCATGATCACAAGGTTGCAAGAGGAAAAGGCAGCACTTCATATGGAGGCCCTGCAGTACTTAAGAATGATGGAAGAGCAAGCAGAGTATGATGTAGAGGCTCTGGAGAAAGCTAATGATCTGCTGgctgagaaagagaaagaaatacaGGACTTGGAAGCAGAGATAGACTCTTTGCAATTGAACCTCTCCAATGAATCAACAGCAGAGACTATACATGTGGAAAGTGATGATCTGAAGGGGAAAAACATGAGTTTAGAGAATACTTCCCCATGCTATGATGATACCATTGTTCCTTGTAGCTCATCATTTAGGGAGGTCTTGAATGACAATGAGAAACCTGCTAGTGTCAAATCTTCTTTGTCAgaatatgaagaagaaaagtttCTCATTTCACAGCGTTTGAAGGGTTTGGAGAGGAAACTTCATCAATTTGCATCTCATGGGGGTTCGCAATCCATGTCTGATAGTGACTATTCCCAGGAAGCAGCTCATGGAGGGCATAATGTGGGAGAATCTTTAGACTATGAGGGGAGTCGAACAGCTGATCAGACAAAAGAGGATAATTTGTCAATGCAAAAGGATTCACCTGTATCTAATGGAAGCCTTCCTGCCCATGAAATGTCCAGTGCTTCAGTTGGCAAACATCAAGTTGTTGCTAACAATGAAAGTAACCATCTGATTTTTGACGGGAAAAAATCCTCCAAGCAACACAAAGAAATTGATTTGGTTGTTCTTGAAAATGAAATCTCAGACCTTAATGGAAGATTGGAAGCACTTGAATTTGATAGGAATTTTCTGGAGCATGCTTTCAATTCTCTTCAATCTGGAAAAGAGGGACTACAATTTGTTGAAGAAATAGTTCATCATCTACAAGAGTTGCGGAAAATTGGGATGAGAAATAGTAGCGGATCTGTTCCTTGA
- the LOC7454334 gene encoding iron-sulfur protein required for NADH dehydrogenase, mitochondrial isoform X1 produces MKGFLGPLSRLGSIRNYSGTFKRSQLRLEGVKDVIAVASGKGGVGKSTTAVNLAVALAIKCQLKVGLLDADVYGPSVPMMMKIDRKPDITEDKKMIPIENYGVKCMSMGFLVEKDAPIVWRGPMVMSALVKMTRGVDWGNLDILVVDMPPGTGDAQLTMTQNLQLSGALIVSTPQDIALLDARRGANMFSKVGVPILGFVENMSFFKCPHCGEPSFIFGKGGARNAAASMGHNFLGEIPLEVDVRKGSDEGIPVVISAPDSAISKAYGDTAQNVVNKLEELAKEPSLHPEINL; encoded by the exons ATGAAAGGATTCTTGGGACCTTTGAGC CGGCTTGGAAGTATTAGGAACTACTCAGGGACGTTTAAGAGATCACAATTGCGGCTTGAAGGGGTGAAGGATGTTATTGCTGTTGCTTCTGGTAAAGGTGGCGTTGGCAAATCCACCACTGCGG TTAACTTGGCTGTTGCACTTGCTATTAAGTGCCAACTGAAGGTGGGCCTGCTTGACGCTGATGTTTATGGACCATCTGTTCCTATGATGATGAAGATTGACAGGAAGCCAGATATCACTGAAG ATAAGAAGATGATTCCAATAGAGAACTATGGAGTTAAGTGTATGTCAATGGGATTTCTTGTAGAGAAGGATGCCCCTATCGTATGGAGAGGTCCCATG GTGATGAGTGCTCTTGTGAAAATGACTAGGGGAGTTGATTGGGGAAATCTTGATATTCTTGTGGTGGATATGCCCCCTGGTACTGGCGACGCACAACTAACTATGACCCAAAATCTGCAACTATCTG gTGCATTGATTGTTTCAACTCCACAAGATATTGCTTTGTTGGATGCTCGTCGAGGAGCTAATATGTTCTCTAAAGTTGGCGTTCCT ATTTTGGGATTTGTAGAGAACATGAGTTTCTTCAAATGCCCACATTGTGGTGAACCCTCATTCATTTTTGGGAAAGGAGGAGCTAGAAATGCAGCTGCTTCAATGGGTCACAACTTTCTTGGTGAG ATACCGTTAGAAGTGGACGTCAGAAAAGGTTCTGATGAAGGCATCCCTGTAGTGATTTCAGCACCTGATTCTGCGATCTCCAAAGCATATGGTGATACAGCACAAAATGTTGTCAACAAACTTGAGGAATTGGCAAAGGAACCATCTCTCCATCCAGAGATTAATCTGTAA
- the LOC18099662 gene encoding probable myosin-binding protein 4 isoform X2 — MNNSLFFLFLFSESRNSWSSSVFLVEMAPTGTSFVKVQRNLQRFMTVLQSAVSEWFLIFLLLIDAALSYLLTKFASYCRLQIPCMFCSRLDHFLGNEKPGFYKKVICSNHRSEISTLISCHIHGKLADGYGMCEECLLSSTMKSKSSTDINRLLMGKFGFDIGADGFENYLWSRELVSGSVGMRMCSCCNKPWRSRQPSNRVAQLKSPRSGMTKPNIPMPRHLTHRENIKKRRENFPGSVTSHRLVRCGYNPGSQVAYTELKFTSDSESEFPFSDDDEGRSISHIMKELKEEPIVSPKTLTDGIASEKMTYHSLKGLASDVEFNRQQADHENYPSALPQLISFDDFPSSSSVMDIHVGVSSVRSELMFPFSQNYNLSALSDLMSLAVPSSSNAVEGPLEASERKSNDIGTGDRQDISINKHKEISILTAPTRGGGQVANEVPSINSRSVDLIDVWKPAASGEDGESRTSMAKKQTANGPERVDMELPTENVFAEGPDLSSHNAITGIEGHDDELQMNNAVRSNGVQMLKTESTGSSGLESLDGSFFTEIEGESTIDRLKRQVESDRRHISALYKELEEERSASAISANQAMAMITRLQEEKAALHMEALQYLRMMEEQAEYDVEALEKANDLLAEKEKEIQDLEAEIDSLQLNLSNESTAETIHVESDDLKGKNMSLENTSPCYDDTIVPCSSSFREVLNDNEKPASVKSSLSEYEEEKFLISQRLKGLERKLHQFASHGGSQSMSDSDYSQEAAHGGHNVGESLDYEGSRTADQTKEDNLSMQKDSPVSNGSLPAHEMSSASVGKHQVVANNESNHLIFDGKKSSKQHKEIDLVVLENEISDLNGRLEALEFDRNFLEHAFNSLQSGKEGLQFVEEIVHHLQELRKIGMRNSSGSVP, encoded by the exons atgaataacagccttttttttcttttcctatttagCGAGTCCAGAAATTCATGGAGTTCTAGTGTGTTTCTGGTGGAAATGGCTCCAACTGGCACCTCATTTGTTAAAGTACAGAGGAATTTGCAGAGGTTTATGACAGTTCTACAATCAGCAGTTTCTGAATGGTTTTTGATCTTTCTGCTGCTGATTGATGCTGCACTGTCGTATCTGCTGACAAAATTTGCAAGTTATTGCAGATTGCAAATACCTTGCATGTTTTGTTCCAGGCTTGATCATTTTCTGGGCAATGAAAAACCTGGATTTTATAAAAAGGTAATTTGCAGCAACCATAGATCAGAAATATCAACCTTGATTTCTTGTCACATTCATGGGAAGCTTGCTGATGGCTATGGAATGTGTGAGGAATGTCTACTGTCATCCACTATGAAAAGCAAATCAAGCACAGATATAAACAGACTGTTGATGGGTAAGTTTGGGTTTGATATTGGCGCTGATGGTTTCGAGAACTATTTGTGGAGTAGAGAACTTGTTTCTGGTTCTGTTGGTATGAGGATGTGCTCATGTTGCAATAAGCCTTGGAGATCAAGACAGCCTTCCAACAGAGTAGCCCAACTGAAATCACCTAGGAGTGGGATGACTAAGCCTAATATTCCCATGCCCCGCCATTTAACCCACCgtgaaaatataaagaaaaggagagagaatttTCCTGGATCTGTAACATCTCACCGTCTTGTAAGGTGTGGTTACAATCCTGGGTCACAAGTAGCATACACTGAGCTCAAGTTCACTTCTGATTCTGAGTCGGAATTCCCATTTTCTGATGATGATGAGGGCCGTAGTATTAGTCACATAATGAAGGAGCTGAAGGAAGAGCCTATAGTTTCCCCCAAAACATTGACCGATGGTATAGCCTCGGAGAAGATGACGTATCATTCCTTGAAAGGTTTGGCTTCTGATGTTGAGTTTAACAGGCAGCAAGCTGATCATGAAAACTATCCCTCTGCCCTACCTCAGCTTATTTCTTTTGATGATTTTCCTTCTTCATCCAGTGTAATGGACATTCATGTAGGAGTGTCATCGGTGAGAAGTGAGCTCATGTTTCCTTTCTCTCAGAATTACAATCTTTCTGCACTCTCTGATCTCATGTCACTGGCAGTTCCCTCATCATCTAATGCTGTTGAAGGTCCTTTGGAAGCATCAGAAAGGAAAT CAAATGACATTGGAACGGGTGACAGACAAGATATATCCATCAACAAGCACAAGGAAATTTCTATATTAACTGCACCTACCAGAGGAGGTGGTCAGGTTGCTAATGAAGTGCCTTCTATAAATTCACGTAGTGTGGATCTGATTGATGTATGGAAGCCTGCTGCCAGTGGTGAGGATGGAGAATCAAGAACTTCTATGGCAAAAAAACAGACTGCAAATGGACCTGAAAGAGTTGATATGGAGTTGCCAACGGAAAATGTTTTTGCTGAAGGGCCTGATTTATCTTCGCATAACGCTATCACCGGGATTGAAGGTCATGATGATGAATTGCAGATGAATAATGCTGTGAGATCTAATGGAGTTCAAATGCTTAAGACAGAGAGCACTGGATCATCCGGTCTTGAGTCTCTCGATGGAAGCTTTTTCACTGAGATTGAAGGTGAAAGTACTATTGATCGGTTAAAGCGACAAGTGGAGTCAGATAGGAGACACATAAGCGCTTTGTACAAGGAATTAGAGGAAGAAAGAAGTGCTTCTGCAATTTCTGCAAATCAGGCAATGGCCATGATCACAAGGTTGCAAGAGGAAAAGGCAGCACTTCATATGGAGGCCCTGCAGTACTTAAGAATGATGGAAGAGCAAGCAGAGTATGATGTAGAGGCTCTGGAGAAAGCTAATGATCTGCTGgctgagaaagagaaagaaatacaGGACTTGGAAGCAGAGATAGACTCTTTGCAATTGAACCTCTCCAATGAATCAACAGCAGAGACTATACATGTGGAAAGTGATGATCTGAAGGGGAAAAACATGAGTTTAGAGAATACTTCCCCATGCTATGATGATACCATTGTTCCTTGTAGCTCATCATTTAGGGAGGTCTTGAATGACAATGAGAAACCTGCTAGTGTCAAATCTTCTTTGTCAgaatatgaagaagaaaagtttCTCATTTCACAGCGTTTGAAGGGTTTGGAGAGGAAACTTCATCAATTTGCATCTCATGGGGGTTCGCAATCCATGTCTGATAGTGACTATTCCCAGGAAGCAGCTCATGGAGGGCATAATGTGGGAGAATCTTTAGACTATGAGGGGAGTCGAACAGCTGATCAGACAAAAGAGGATAATTTGTCAATGCAAAAGGATTCACCTGTATCTAATGGAAGCCTTCCTGCCCATGAAATGTCCAGTGCTTCAGTTGGCAAACATCAAGTTGTTGCTAACAATGAAAGTAACCATCTGATTTTTGACGGGAAAAAATCCTCCAAGCAACACAAAGAAATTGATTTGGTTGTTCTTGAAAATGAAATCTCAGACCTTAATGGAAGATTGGAAGCACTTGAATTTGATAGGAATTTTCTGGAGCATGCTTTCAATTCTCTTCAATCTGGAAAAGAGGGACTACAATTTGTTGAAGAAATAGTTCATCATCTACAAGAGTTGCGGAAAATTGGGATGAGAAATAGTAGCGGATCTGTTCCTTGA